Proteins encoded together in one Kitasatospora albolonga window:
- a CDS encoding ATP-binding protein: MSGTEVALIRLATTVAGAAAKALLTPRPGAGLVTDPVRPLPRPPKPDRLAKVLAARMAESYADLPEHERLAALTSVQDTFAADVLDTDRLFAAELAPGRLRAELSSPASGLSARACDLYEDLLGRCCTHLVEQLTAHPSFAARAAVEQVRAEGRTRELVEDVRDRVGPRPDAADLEFEERYAEFVATANSRVELFGLTLGRSAGGWPLETAYIGLEVSGEYGTADLLGLDHPVRTTVRVEQALGERNRLLLRGPAGSGKSTLVQWLALNAARQSFGDELAGWNRCVPFVLRLRAFTALDVLPAPADFLRATGVPLHGSAPAGWADRLMRQGRALVLVDGVDEVPDRLRKRTERWLKDLLAAYPRPKYVVTTRPSAVPETWLSASGFEPHTLLAMRQEDVRAFIGHWHRAARSECGSEEERAELDRYENALRRAVGTRRDLGLLATNPLMCALLCALNRDRRMQLPRARKELYDAALDMLLVRRDTEREIAGVEGVDLTREEQTALLQRLAYWLIRNGLVEARQDEAVGLLTDWLRSMSQVRGTPDQVFAHLLNRSGLLREPAPGSVGFVHRTFQDYLGAKAAVEARDFGVLVRHAHEDQWDDVVQMAVGHARPDERAVLLRGLLERADREPEHGHRLVLLAAGSLAHAPELDPGVREEVEERTAGLLPPDGEESIRELAKVGDLAVELLASMVDGLTQRESVAVLRTASAVGNESAYELVKQFRDDTRYQVAQEISVSWQHFDADLFAREVMVAQRWDNAYVMVTTSAQLSALRYIPYAQNVQVLGDHPDLSALWSRTETKRVSVFRNDELIDLQPLSRMPQVTHIYLYRCATVQDIAPLVRPGLKRLSFVGLHAALDLAPLSDMPDLDWLTLGHATEELPVCEQVTYLCLLRESACLPLTDLGSRCPRLERVELYAPAHMEQLDSAASLFGLAQLNLSAMNRVDLLRLAPLSRLNRLVLNNCDPTDLAPLAVLPALTTLAIHGNQGTHDLTPLAACENLTIRLAHDTHATGTHLFPPERIIRLP, from the coding sequence GTGTCCGGTACGGAAGTTGCGCTGATTCGGCTGGCCACGACGGTGGCCGGAGCGGCGGCGAAGGCCCTGCTGACCCCGAGGCCGGGCGCGGGCCTGGTGACGGACCCGGTCCGTCCGCTCCCCCGCCCGCCGAAGCCGGACCGGCTGGCGAAGGTGCTGGCGGCCCGTATGGCGGAGTCGTACGCGGACCTCCCCGAGCACGAACGGCTGGCCGCGCTCACCTCCGTACAGGACACGTTCGCGGCCGACGTCCTGGATACCGACCGGCTGTTCGCGGCGGAGCTGGCCCCGGGGAGGCTGCGCGCCGAGCTGTCGTCCCCCGCCTCCGGACTCTCGGCCCGCGCCTGCGACCTGTACGAGGACCTCCTCGGCCGCTGCTGTACGCACCTGGTGGAGCAGCTGACCGCCCACCCGTCGTTCGCGGCGCGGGCGGCGGTGGAGCAGGTCCGGGCGGAGGGGCGGACGCGGGAGCTGGTGGAGGACGTACGGGACCGGGTCGGCCCGCGCCCGGACGCGGCGGACCTGGAGTTCGAGGAGCGGTACGCGGAGTTCGTGGCGACGGCCAACAGCCGGGTGGAGCTGTTCGGGCTGACACTGGGGCGGTCGGCGGGCGGGTGGCCGCTGGAGACGGCGTACATCGGTCTGGAGGTCAGCGGGGAGTACGGGACTGCGGATTTGCTGGGTCTGGATCACCCGGTCCGGACCACGGTCAGGGTCGAACAGGCCCTCGGTGAGCGGAACCGGCTCCTGCTGCGCGGACCGGCCGGTTCCGGCAAGAGCACGCTGGTGCAGTGGCTGGCGCTGAACGCGGCCCGGCAGTCGTTCGGGGACGAGCTGGCGGGCTGGAACCGGTGCGTCCCCTTCGTCCTGCGGCTCCGCGCCTTCACGGCCCTCGATGTGCTGCCCGCCCCGGCGGACTTCCTGCGCGCCACCGGTGTACCGCTGCACGGATCGGCCCCGGCGGGCTGGGCGGACCGGCTGATGCGGCAGGGCCGGGCGCTGGTGCTGGTGGACGGGGTCGACGAGGTGCCGGACCGGCTGCGCAAGCGCACGGAACGCTGGCTGAAGGACCTGCTCGCCGCCTACCCCCGGCCCAAGTACGTGGTGACGACCCGCCCCTCCGCCGTCCCCGAGACCTGGCTCTCCGCCTCCGGCTTCGAGCCGCACACCCTGCTGGCGATGCGCCAGGAGGACGTACGCGCGTTCATCGGCCACTGGCACCGGGCGGCGAGGTCGGAGTGCGGGTCCGAGGAGGAGCGCGCCGAGCTGGACCGTTACGAGAACGCGCTCCGCCGGGCCGTCGGCACCCGCCGGGACCTGGGCCTCCTGGCGACGAACCCGCTGATGTGCGCCCTGCTCTGCGCGCTGAACCGGGACCGCCGGATGCAGCTGCCCCGGGCCCGTAAGGAGCTGTACGACGCGGCGCTGGACATGCTGCTGGTGCGGCGCGACACGGAGCGCGAGATCGCCGGGGTGGAGGGCGTCGACCTGACCCGCGAGGAGCAGACGGCGCTGCTCCAGCGGCTGGCGTACTGGCTGATCCGCAACGGTCTGGTCGAGGCGCGGCAGGACGAGGCGGTGGGCCTGCTCACCGACTGGCTGCGGTCCATGTCCCAGGTGCGGGGCACGCCTGACCAGGTCTTCGCCCATCTCCTCAACCGCAGCGGCCTCCTCCGCGAACCGGCCCCGGGCTCGGTGGGGTTCGTCCACCGGACGTTCCAGGACTACCTGGGCGCGAAGGCCGCGGTGGAGGCCCGCGACTTCGGCGTCCTGGTCCGCCACGCCCATGAGGACCAGTGGGACGACGTGGTCCAGATGGCGGTGGGGCACGCCCGGCCGGACGAACGGGCGGTGCTGTTGCGGGGGCTGCTGGAGCGGGCGGACCGGGAGCCGGAGCACGGGCACCGGCTGGTGCTGCTGGCGGCGGGGAGCCTGGCCCATGCGCCGGAGCTCGATCCTGGGGTGCGGGAGGAGGTGGAGGAGCGGACGGCGGGGCTGTTGCCGCCGGATGGGGAGGAGAGCATTCGCGAACTGGCCAAGGTGGGCGATCTGGCGGTGGAGCTGCTGGCGTCGATGGTGGACGGCTTGACCCAGCGAGAATCGGTCGCGGTCCTACGGACAGCCTCAGCGGTGGGCAACGAATCGGCGTACGAACTCGTCAAGCAGTTCCGGGACGACACCCGCTATCAGGTTGCTCAGGAAATCTCCGTCTCGTGGCAGCACTTCGACGCGGACCTCTTCGCGCGGGAGGTCATGGTCGCCCAGAGATGGGACAACGCCTACGTCATGGTCACGACGTCCGCACAGCTCTCCGCACTCCGGTACATCCCGTATGCCCAGAACGTGCAGGTGCTGGGCGACCACCCCGATCTCTCCGCGCTGTGGTCCCGGACGGAGACGAAACGGGTGTCCGTCTTCCGTAACGATGAACTCATCGACCTCCAGCCGTTGTCCCGGATGCCTCAGGTCACCCACATCTACCTGTATCGCTGCGCGACAGTTCAGGACATCGCTCCCCTGGTGCGGCCAGGGCTGAAGCGGCTCTCCTTCGTCGGCCTTCACGCGGCACTCGATCTCGCGCCGCTGAGCGATATGCCAGACCTCGATTGGCTGACGCTCGGCCATGCCACGGAGGAGCTACCTGTCTGCGAGCAGGTGACCTACCTCTGTCTGCTGCGCGAATCCGCATGCCTGCCGCTGACAGACCTCGGCAGTCGCTGCCCGCGCCTCGAACGCGTGGAGCTCTACGCCCCGGCCCACATGGAACAGCTCGACTCCGCAGCATCACTGTTCGGACTGGCCCAGCTGAACCTCAGCGCCATGAACCGCGTCGACCTGCTCCGACTGGCACCCCTCAGTCGGCTGAACAGGCTGGTCCTGAACAACTGCGACCCGACCGATCTCGCTCCGCTGGCCGTCCTCCCCGCTCTCACCACCCTTGCCATCCACGGAAACCAGGGCACTCACGACCTCACCCCCCTCGCCGCCTGCGAGAACCTGACGATCCGCCTGGCCCACGACACCCACGCCACCGGCACCCACCTCTTCCCGCCCGAGCGCATCATCCGCCTCCCCTGA
- a CDS encoding lysoplasmalogenase, with amino-acid sequence MSATASRPGRSEGATARGAERFARPLLLAFLLAAAVDLAGLLAGLDTVHLVAKPLLMPLLAGYAAVRGGPRLLVVALLFGWGGDVFLLADNDLAFLLGMGSFALGHVCYLTLFGRDRDRDGGRARASLVTAIGYVLVLAVFLVLIWSDLPAELRVPVAGYSVLLTAMAWRAGVLGRYAAAGGALFLLSDALIATGIAEWPRLPAPDFWVMLTYIAAQLLLALGVLGAGARARAASPALTP; translated from the coding sequence ATGAGCGCCACGGCGTCCCGTCCCGGCCGTTCGGAGGGCGCCACCGCACGGGGGGCCGAGCGGTTCGCCCGGCCCCTGCTCCTCGCCTTCCTCCTCGCCGCCGCCGTCGACCTGGCCGGGCTCCTCGCCGGGCTCGACACCGTCCATCTGGTCGCCAAACCGCTGCTGATGCCGCTGCTCGCCGGGTACGCCGCCGTCCGGGGCGGGCCCCGGCTGCTGGTCGTCGCCCTGTTGTTCGGGTGGGGCGGGGATGTGTTCCTGCTCGCCGACAACGACCTGGCGTTCCTCCTCGGGATGGGCTCCTTCGCCCTCGGCCATGTCTGCTATCTGACGCTCTTCGGCCGAGACCGGGACCGGGACGGGGGCCGGGCGCGCGCGTCCCTGGTGACGGCGATCGGATACGTCCTCGTGCTCGCCGTCTTCCTCGTGCTGATCTGGTCCGACCTCCCGGCGGAGCTGCGCGTTCCGGTGGCCGGATACAGCGTGCTGCTCACCGCGATGGCGTGGCGGGCCGGTGTCCTCGGCCGGTACGCGGCGGCCGGCGGGGCGCTCTTCCTGCTCTCCGACGCCCTCATCGCCACCGGTATCGCCGAGTGGCCCCGGCTGCCCGCCCCCGACTTCTGGGTGATGCTCACCTACATCGCCGCCCAGCTCCTGCTGGCCCTCGGTGTGCTCGGGGCGGGGGCGAGGGCACGGGCCGCCTCCCCGGCCCTCACGCCGTAG
- a CDS encoding cation acetate symporter — protein MSAAHTLYPTVQLAADSAGEHRPLIITLFAAFVVATLFITVWAGRQTKSAADFYAGGRQFTGFQNGLAVSGDYMSAASFLGIAGAIALFGYDGFLYSIGFLVAWLVALLLVAEPLRNSGRYTMGDVLAYRMRQRPVRTAAGTSTIVVSIFYLLAQMAGAGVLVSLLLGITSDFGKIVIVALVGVLMILYVTIGGMKGTTWVQMVKAVLLIAGTLLITFLILLKFNFNISDLLGTAASNSGKGAAFLEPGLKYGVSGISKLDFISLGLALVLGTAGLPHILIRFYTVPTAKAARKSVNWAIGIIGAFYLMTIVLGFGAAAILNPDDIIASNKAGNTAAPLAALEIGGGSGSAGGAILLAVISAVAFATILAVVAGLTLASSSSFAHDIYANVIRKGQATEKEEVRAARWATVAIGVVSIALGALARDLNVAGLVALAFAVAASANLPTILYSLFWKRFTTQGALWSIYGGLSSSVLLVLFSPVVSSKPTSMFPGVDFAWFPLENPGLISIPLGFLLGWLGSVIGKEKADTDKYAELEVKSLTGTGAH, from the coding sequence ATGAGCGCCGCCCACACCCTCTACCCGACCGTCCAGCTGGCCGCCGACAGCGCGGGCGAGCACCGGCCGCTGATCATCACCCTGTTCGCCGCCTTCGTCGTGGCGACCCTCTTCATCACCGTGTGGGCGGGCCGCCAGACCAAGAGCGCCGCCGACTTCTACGCGGGCGGCCGTCAGTTCACCGGCTTCCAGAACGGGCTGGCGGTCTCCGGCGACTACATGTCCGCCGCGTCCTTCCTCGGCATCGCGGGCGCCATCGCCCTCTTCGGCTACGACGGCTTCCTCTACTCCATCGGCTTCCTCGTCGCCTGGCTCGTCGCCCTGCTCCTGGTCGCCGAACCGCTGCGCAACTCCGGCCGCTACACGATGGGCGACGTCCTCGCCTACCGGATGCGCCAGCGCCCCGTGCGCACCGCCGCCGGTACGTCCACCATCGTCGTCTCGATCTTCTACCTGCTGGCCCAGATGGCCGGTGCCGGTGTCCTCGTCTCGCTGCTGCTCGGCATCACCAGCGACTTCGGGAAGATCGTCATCGTCGCCCTGGTCGGCGTGCTGATGATCCTGTACGTCACCATCGGCGGCATGAAGGGCACCACCTGGGTGCAGATGGTCAAGGCCGTCCTGCTCATCGCGGGCACCCTGCTCATCACCTTCCTCATCCTGCTGAAGTTCAACTTCAACATCTCCGACCTGCTCGGCACCGCCGCCAGCAACAGCGGCAAGGGCGCCGCCTTCCTGGAGCCCGGCCTGAAGTACGGCGTCTCCGGCATCTCGAAGCTGGACTTCATCTCGCTCGGCCTCGCCCTGGTCCTCGGCACCGCGGGCCTGCCGCACATCCTGATCCGCTTCTACACCGTGCCCACCGCCAAGGCCGCCCGTAAGTCCGTGAACTGGGCGATCGGCATCATCGGCGCCTTCTACCTGATGACGATCGTGCTCGGCTTCGGTGCCGCGGCGATCCTCAACCCCGACGACATCATCGCCTCGAACAAGGCGGGCAACACGGCGGCGCCCCTCGCCGCCCTGGAGATCGGCGGCGGCTCCGGATCGGCCGGAGGCGCCATCCTCCTCGCGGTGATCTCCGCCGTCGCCTTCGCCACCATCCTGGCCGTCGTCGCCGGACTCACCCTCGCCTCCTCCTCGTCCTTCGCGCACGACATCTACGCCAACGTGATCCGCAAGGGACAGGCCACCGAGAAGGAGGAGGTCCGCGCCGCACGGTGGGCCACCGTCGCCATCGGCGTCGTCTCCATCGCGCTGGGAGCCCTCGCCCGCGACCTGAACGTGGCCGGTCTGGTGGCCCTCGCCTTCGCGGTCGCGGCCTCCGCCAACCTGCCGACGATCCTCTACAGCCTCTTCTGGAAGCGGTTCACCACCCAGGGGGCCCTCTGGTCCATCTACGGCGGTCTCTCCTCCTCCGTCCTGCTGGTGCTCTTCTCGCCGGTCGTCTCCTCCAAGCCGACGTCGATGTTCCCGGGCGTCGACTTCGCCTGGTTCCCGCTGGAGAACCCCGGCCTGATCTCGATCCCCCTGGGCTTCCTGCTCGGCTGGCTCGGCTCGGTCATCGGCAAGGAGAAGGCCGACACGGACAAGTACGCCGAGCTGGAGGTCAAGTCCCTCACCGGCACCGGAGCGCACTGA
- a CDS encoding DNA polymerase III subunit epsilon translates to MTMLDDRQTAAPWPTAYPQGYAVVDVETTGLARDDRIVSAAVYRLDALGNVEDHWYTLVNPQRDPGPVWIHGLTTDVLEGAPLFPDVAAELSARLSDRVLVAHNAAFDWSMIAREYARASVIAPVEQRLCTIALAKELRLPLPNHKLASLAAHFGVVQQNAHHALDDARVLAEAFRPSLHAAARDGVRLPLLECRPLTEWSDSPVTPRVGYQPARQPNSWRPSRKRPACPYPNPGRYEKEKPLKQGMRVAFSGDTSVDRELLEDRAVEAGLHVATSVSRLTSLLVTNDPDSATSKTQKAKSFGTPIVDESAFTHLLRDVAPADGAALPRQATPPPSEATPSSE, encoded by the coding sequence GTGACCATGCTCGACGACCGCCAGACAGCCGCACCGTGGCCGACCGCCTACCCCCAGGGGTACGCGGTCGTCGACGTGGAGACCACCGGCCTCGCCCGGGACGACCGGATCGTGTCCGCCGCCGTCTACCGGCTGGACGCCCTGGGCAATGTCGAGGACCACTGGTACACGCTGGTGAATCCGCAGCGGGACCCCGGTCCCGTCTGGATTCACGGGCTGACGACCGACGTGCTGGAAGGCGCGCCGCTCTTCCCCGACGTGGCCGCCGAGCTGTCGGCGCGGCTCTCCGACCGGGTGCTCGTCGCGCACAACGCGGCGTTCGACTGGTCGATGATCGCCCGGGAGTACGCGCGCGCCTCGGTGATCGCCCCCGTCGAGCAGCGGCTCTGCACGATCGCGCTCGCCAAGGAGCTGCGGCTGCCGCTGCCCAACCACAAGCTGGCCTCGCTCGCCGCCCACTTCGGCGTCGTCCAGCAGAACGCCCACCACGCCCTGGACGACGCCCGGGTGCTGGCCGAGGCGTTCCGGCCGAGTCTGCACGCGGCGGCCCGGGACGGGGTGCGGCTGCCGTTGCTGGAGTGCCGGCCGCTGACCGAGTGGTCCGACTCCCCCGTCACCCCGCGCGTCGGGTATCAGCCCGCGCGGCAGCCGAACAGCTGGCGGCCCTCGCGGAAGCGGCCGGCCTGCCCGTATCCCAATCCGGGGCGGTACGAGAAGGAGAAGCCGCTCAAGCAGGGGATGCGGGTGGCGTTCTCCGGGGACACCTCGGTCGACCGGGAGCTGCTGGAGGACCGGGCGGTGGAGGCGGGTCTGCATGTGGCGACCAGCGTGTCGCGGCTGACCAGTCTGCTGGTGACCAACGACCCGGACTCGGCGACGTCCAAGACGCAGAAGGCGAAGTCGTTCGGGACGCCGATCGTGGACGAGAGCGCCTTCACCCATCTGCTGCGCGATGTGGCCCCCGCCGACGGGGCCGCGCTGCCCCGGCAGGCCACCCCGCCGCCGTCGGAGGCCACCCCGTCATCGGAGTGA
- a CDS encoding GTP 3',8-cyclase MoaA: MLIDTFDRVATDLRVSLTDKCNLRCTYCMPEEGLQWLGKSELLSDDEIVRLIRIAVTSLGITEVRFTGGEPLLRPGLVSIVEQCAALTPRPRMSLTTNGIGLKRTATALKAAGLDRVNVSLDTLRPDVFKTLTRRDRHRDVLEGLEAAREAGLTPVKVNSVLMPGLNDDEAPELLAWAVANAYELRFIEQMPLDAQHGWKRDGMITAGDILASLRTRFTLTPEDDEARGSAPAECWTVDGGPHRVGVIASVTRPFCRACDRTRLTADGQVRTCLFAREETDLRSALRSDAPDAEIARLWKAAMWGKKAGSGLDDPSFLQPDRPMSAIGG; this comes from the coding sequence GTGCTCATCGACACCTTTGACAGGGTCGCCACCGACCTGCGCGTGTCACTGACCGACAAGTGCAATCTGCGGTGCACCTACTGCATGCCGGAAGAGGGTCTCCAGTGGCTCGGCAAGAGCGAGCTCCTCTCCGACGACGAGATCGTGCGCCTGATCCGTATCGCGGTCACCTCCCTCGGTATCACCGAGGTCCGCTTCACCGGCGGTGAGCCCCTGCTCCGCCCCGGCCTCGTCTCCATCGTCGAGCAGTGCGCGGCGCTCACCCCGCGCCCCCGCATGTCCCTCACGACCAACGGCATCGGCCTCAAGCGGACCGCCACCGCCCTCAAGGCCGCGGGGCTCGACCGGGTCAACGTCTCGCTGGACACCCTGCGCCCCGACGTCTTCAAGACCCTCACCCGCCGCGACCGCCACCGGGACGTGCTGGAAGGGCTCGAAGCCGCCCGCGAGGCCGGCCTCACCCCGGTGAAGGTCAACTCCGTCCTGATGCCGGGACTCAACGACGACGAGGCCCCCGAGCTGCTGGCCTGGGCCGTCGCCAACGCGTACGAGCTCCGCTTCATCGAGCAGATGCCCCTGGACGCCCAGCACGGCTGGAAGCGCGACGGCATGATCACCGCGGGCGACATCCTCGCCTCGCTGCGCACCCGCTTCACCCTCACCCCCGAGGACGACGAGGCCCGCGGCTCCGCCCCCGCCGAGTGCTGGACCGTCGACGGCGGCCCGCACCGCGTCGGCGTGATCGCCTCGGTCACCCGCCCGTTCTGCCGCGCCTGCGACCGCACCCGGCTCACCGCCGACGGCCAGGTCCGCACCTGCCTCTTCGCCCGCGAGGAGACCGATCTGCGCTCCGCCCTGCGCTCGGACGCGCCGGACGCCGAGATCGCCCGGCTCTGGAAGGCCGCCATGTGGGGCAAGAAGGCGGGCTCCGGACTGGACGACCCGTCCTTCCTCCAGCCCGACCGCCCGATGTCGGCGATCGGCGGCTGA
- a CDS encoding peptidase S8 — protein MAHLAPRRTREAHPVSRRTRALALPVGLALVASLGFLPAATATAAPTGAPAAATPRTDGPKLSYVVNTGTGRAAVQRVEKAVEQAGGTVVISYDRIGVIVAHSQNPAFAETIRGVRGVASAGATRTNPIVPQATKDVGAIAQPLTEAQAAAAAAAATADEDPLEPLQWSLPAIKADKAHQKSLGSKKVTVAVIDTGVDDTHPDLAPNFDRQASANCVSGAPDTTAGSWRPAAGESDHGTHVAGTIAAAKNDFGVTGVAPGVKVSGIKVSTPDGYFYTEAVVCGFLWAAENGVDVTNNSYYTDPWLFACKNDPDQGALVESLTRAVTYAERRGTVNVAAAGNARHDLSSRSIVDRTSPNDSETVTRTIDPRVCPDIPTMLPGVVTVSATGAKGLKSSYSNYGKGVIDVAAPGGDSTVYQTPEPPAVNGLILSTLPGGRFGYKAGTSMASPHVAGVVALIKSRHPYASPAAVKVLLGLQADAKACGAPYDIDGDGTVDAVCEGTKVYNGFYGAGVVDALDAVRW, from the coding sequence ATGGCTCATCTGGCACCGAGGCGGACCCGCGAGGCCCATCCGGTATCGAGACGGACCCGCGCGCTCGCGCTGCCCGTCGGACTCGCGCTCGTCGCCTCGCTCGGCTTCCTGCCCGCGGCGACGGCCACGGCCGCGCCCACCGGCGCCCCGGCCGCCGCGACCCCGCGGACCGACGGCCCGAAGCTGAGTTACGTCGTCAACACCGGCACCGGCCGCGCGGCCGTCCAGCGGGTGGAGAAGGCCGTCGAGCAGGCCGGTGGCACGGTCGTCATCTCGTACGACCGGATCGGCGTGATCGTCGCCCACTCGCAGAACCCGGCCTTCGCGGAGACGATCCGGGGCGTACGGGGTGTGGCGTCGGCCGGTGCGACCCGGACCAACCCGATCGTGCCGCAGGCCACCAAGGACGTCGGTGCCATAGCGCAGCCGTTGACCGAGGCCCAGGCAGCCGCGGCGGCGGCAGCGGCCACGGCGGACGAGGACCCGCTGGAGCCGCTCCAGTGGTCGCTGCCCGCGATCAAGGCGGACAAGGCGCACCAGAAGTCGCTGGGCTCGAAGAAGGTGACGGTCGCCGTCATCGACACGGGCGTCGACGACACCCACCCGGACCTGGCGCCCAACTTCGACCGCCAGGCGTCCGCCAACTGCGTCTCGGGCGCTCCGGACACCACCGCCGGTTCCTGGCGCCCGGCGGCGGGCGAGAGCGACCACGGCACCCATGTGGCGGGCACCATCGCCGCCGCGAAGAACGACTTCGGGGTCACCGGTGTGGCGCCGGGCGTGAAGGTCTCCGGCATCAAGGTCTCCACGCCGGACGGCTACTTCTACACCGAGGCCGTCGTCTGCGGCTTCCTCTGGGCGGCCGAGAACGGCGTCGACGTGACGAACAACAGCTACTACACCGACCCGTGGCTGTTCGCCTGCAAGAACGACCCGGACCAGGGCGCCCTGGTCGAGTCGCTCACCCGCGCCGTCACGTACGCCGAGCGCAGGGGCACGGTCAACGTGGCCGCCGCGGGCAACGCGCGCCACGACCTGTCGTCCCGCTCGATCGTGGACCGGACCAGCCCGAACGACTCCGAGACGGTCACCCGGACCATCGACCCGCGCGTCTGCCCCGACATCCCGACCATGCTGCCGGGCGTCGTGACGGTCTCCGCGACGGGCGCCAAGGGCCTGAAGTCCTCGTACTCCAACTACGGCAAGGGCGTCATCGACGTGGCCGCCCCGGGCGGTGACTCGACGGTCTACCAGACCCCCGAGCCCCCAGCCGTCAACGGGCTGATCCTCTCGACGCTGCCCGGCGGCCGGTTCGGCTACAAGGCCGGTACGTCGATGGCCTCCCCGCACGTCGCGGGCGTCGTGGCCCTGATCAAGTCCCGCCACCCCTACGCCTCACCGGCCGCGGTGAAGGTGCTGCTGGGCCTCCAGGCGGACGCGAAGGCGTGCGGTGCGCCGTACGACATCGACGGCGACGGGACCGTCGATGCGGTCTGCGAGGGCACCAAGGTCTACAACGGCTTCTACGGGGCCGGAGTGGTGGACGCGCTGGACGCGGTCCGCTGGTAG
- a CDS encoding C-5 sterol desaturase, whose amino-acid sequence MEPNLPDVVLWSIPAFVLLTVIEMVSYRFHPDEDAAGYDTKDAATSVTMGLGSLGFDLLWKIPVLAIYMGVYELTPLRVPVLWWTVLLMLLAQDFFYYWSHRGHHVIRILWACHVVHHSSRKFNLTTALRQPWTSATVWPFYLPLIACGVHPAALAFCQSANLVYQFWVHTERVGKLPRPFEYVLNTPSHHRVHHASQGSYLDRNYGGILIIWDRMFGSFAAETERPVYGLTKNISTHNPLRVATHEYAAIARDVRAARSWSERAGRVFRGPGWQPAPKPEAAPVSGEAPASAAVPVEAPAPTPVPAVASTTVPAPEHTR is encoded by the coding sequence ATGGAGCCGAACCTGCCCGATGTCGTGCTGTGGTCAATACCGGCCTTCGTGCTGCTCACCGTGATCGAGATGGTCAGCTACCGCTTCCATCCGGACGAGGACGCCGCCGGATACGACACCAAGGACGCCGCCACCAGCGTCACCATGGGGCTCGGCAGCCTCGGGTTCGACCTGCTGTGGAAGATCCCCGTCCTCGCCATCTACATGGGCGTCTACGAGCTGACGCCGCTGCGGGTGCCCGTGCTGTGGTGGACCGTCCTGCTGATGCTCCTCGCCCAGGACTTCTTCTACTACTGGTCCCACCGCGGCCACCACGTCATCCGCATCCTGTGGGCCTGCCATGTGGTCCACCACTCCAGCCGCAAGTTCAACCTCACCACCGCGCTCCGCCAGCCCTGGACCTCCGCCACCGTCTGGCCCTTCTACCTGCCGCTGATCGCCTGCGGGGTGCACCCGGCGGCGCTCGCGTTCTGCCAGTCGGCCAACCTCGTCTACCAGTTCTGGGTCCACACCGAGCGGGTCGGCAAGCTCCCGCGCCCCTTCGAGTACGTCCTCAACACGCCCTCCCACCACCGCGTCCACCACGCCTCGCAGGGCAGCTACCTGGACCGCAACTACGGCGGCATCCTGATCATCTGGGACCGGATGTTCGGCTCCTTCGCGGCCGAGACCGAGCGGCCCGTCTACGGGCTCACCAAGAACATCTCCACCCACAACCCACTGCGCGTCGCCACCCATGAGTACGCGGCCATCGCCCGGGACGTCCGGGCCGCGCGGAGCTGGAGCGAGCGCGCCGGGCGGGTCTTCCGGGGGCCGGGGTGGCAGCCCGCGCCGAAACCGGAGGCCGCGCCTGTGTCCGGCGAAGCTCCCGCATCCGCTGCCGTACCTGTCGAGGCACCCGCGCCCACCCCCGTACCCGCCGTCGCCTCCACCACCGTCCCCGCCCCGGAGCACACCCGATGA